ATTTCCCTCAGGATGAGAAAGCCAAATAACGCTCCAAAGACCGCTTCCATACTGAGAAGCAGTGAAGCTACTGTGGGATTGGTATGCCGCTGACCTACGATCTGCAGCGTGAAACCCACTCCGCCGGACAAGATGCCGGCATAGAGAATCGGAATTGCTGCTTGCATTAAGCCCTGTATGGAGATTTCTTCAAAGATCAATGCAGCAATCAGGCTAAACACCGCACAGACTGCAAATTGAAGAAATGAAAGCTTAATGGCATCCGTTATCCTCGGAAGAAAGTAATCGATGACCAGAAGATGAAGTGCCCAGAAACCAGCACCTACGAGAACAATCAGGTCCCCGGGAGCTATGGTGAAGGATTCTGTTATACACAGTAAGTATAAACCTGTCGCACCGAATGCCACACCGATCCAGCATTTCAAACCGGGCCTATGCTTGATCGCCAGACTGAAGATTGGTACAAGCAAGATATACAGGGCTGTGATAAAGCCTGCTTTTCCAGCGGTAGTAAACACCAGACCAAACTGCTGCAGCGTAGAGCCGCAAAATAAAATACTGCCGCAGATCATTCCTGCTTTTATCATGGTTCTCTTCTGCTCTGCAGTTTCGGCCAAGGCCACTTCCGTTTCCTTGACCTGCTCTATTTTCTTATTTTTCCCGTTTCTACTTCTCATGATGCCCATAACCGGTAACAGCACCAGTGCAGATAAGGCAAACCTTGCCCCATTGAAAGTAAAAGGATCGACAAAGTCCATCCCCACTCTTTGTGCCACAAAAGCTGATCCCCAGATAATCGATGTGAATAGCAGCAGCATGTTACCGATCAATTTTTCTCTCGTCAATTCTTTCACTCTCCTGTAAATACCATCCCAGACAAGTATAGAGGATAACCCGTCTAAAATCAAGAATCTCCTTAAAGATCAAGAGCTCTTGACGGTTACTCTTCTAAACGGATGTTTTGGCTTTACAAAACAAGATTCAGCTTATGTGCCAACTGTTCCAGCGCTCCTGCCTTTGGATATGCCCATTCATAGCCTGTTTCTTCCATATACACGCCCTGATACAAAAGTTCCAGCTTCTGTATTAGTTCAGACGAAACAACCCCTAACAAGGCACGCTTGGCATCCTCCTCAAAGACATATACATCACAATAAATTTCATCCTTTTTGATTCTATAATTTCCCCGCTTATTTTCCAGGATGTGATCAATCCCCGCTTCTGCCAAGATCCTACGGAGCAAATACATGGTAGCGTTGAAGTTTGCGTGAGCCTTTGATGGATTATATTCGGGCCATACAGCATCCACAATCTTCTGCCAGCTCTGGGGTATCCCCTTTTTATGTATGAGATATGCCAGGATTTCCTTTGCCTTCGAGTTCTTCCATATCAGAATTTCCTCATTCACAAAGATTTCAAATTCTCCAAAACACTGCACAAAAGGCTTGGCACCATGATTGCCTGCAGCTTTTCTTGCGATTAGCCTTCCGATTGTTATTTCAAGCCTCTCCTTTGAGACAGGCTTGAGTAGATAGTCAATCGCATTGATATCAAAAGCTTGAACTGCATATTGTGCAAATGCAGTCATGAATACAATTGAGATTTGTGGATTCTTTTTTAGAATTAAATTTGAGAGAGCAATGCCCTGAATACCGGGCATTTCAATATCCAGAAAAACAGCATCCAAAATACTCAGTTCCTGATACTCAAGAAGCTCATCTCCACTTGTAAACACCCCGCAGAGTTCTATCTCATCAAATTCTGCAGCCATTCGTTCAAATCGCTCCAAAATGTGGTATTCATCATCTACCGCCACAATTCTGATCATGCATTCTTTCCTCCAGATATTATTACTCGAACAGTCGTACCTTTGCCCGGTGTACTTTGTATTTCCAATTCAGTGCCATACATATGCAGCATTCTCTGATGAATATTTAATAAGGCTACGCCTGCACCGGCATCTCCCTCATCTAATAATACCTTCTGCTTTTCCGGTTCAATTCCGATTCCATCATCCTCTACTTCCACACATAAATTCTTTCCCGAAATAGTTGCCTTAATCCGAACGGTTCCACCTGTTAGTTTTTTGGAGATTCCATGTCTTACCGAGTTTTCTACCAGCGGCTGCAACATCAGAATCGGGACTTCGTGCTCAAGGGGTGCATCAATCTGCAAATCCAGTTTGATCTTCTCTCCAAATCTTGCTTTCTCTATTTCAAAATACTTCTTTACAAAATCAAGCTCCATGCCCAGGGAAGCTTTTCTGTTTAAGTCTGTAAACTCCAGTTTTTTTCTGAAGAATACCGCAAGATCCAGAATCAGTTGGCTGCCCTTCATCCCGTCTTTTTCGCTAACATTAGCGACCGCATTCAGCGCATTATATAAGAAGTGTGGTTTAATTTGGGCACTTAGGAAGGTTATTTCTGCATTCTTCGAGCGCTCCATCGCCCATGTGCGTTCTTTTTCCATGAGAATATAATGCTGCAGCAGCGGAAATCCGAAGATAAGAAGCATGAATAAGAACCCTAGTGAAGCAATATTCCCCACCGGGATCACGCAAGCCTGATATAAAAAGTCTACTACTCCTCCGGTAGTCATGATTACCGTTCCCAAGAAAAGTGAAGATTTATATGTCTTTTTACTTGTAGCAATACTATAAAGAAGGTAAAGGGTAATTAGGACAGCCCATATCTCCATAACAACAATGAGCCGTGTGAAAGTATGGATTGGAGTAATCAAAGTAATGCCAAATAAGGAAATACTGGCTGCCGGAATGATTTTTTTCATCCAGCTTTCAGGGCGCTGCAGCAGGCTTTGCAGAAAAAGTGCGATAAACATCGGGAATAGTGTAATTGACAAATATTCCAACACGATGGCAATACGGAAGGATTTGAAAAGCTTCACTAGCATGTAGTCCCCATAAACAAGGACTACGATTACCGAGCAAAGGGACATAAGCATAAAATAATAAAGTGACGGTTTGCGAATGCCCAAAAACAAAGCATATACACACAGCGTCAGCAGTGTCAAAACACTTCCTAGAATAAAGGTTCTTTGGTTGGCAATACGATTATTGATACTGCCTATATCTCCAGGTCTGCCCAGCTGCACCGGATACCAAAGTCCCCCTCTGGCATAAGTAAAATTGGAGATATGTAAGGTAAGGATTGTCTTTTCTTTGTCAGCATTAAAGATAACGGTCTTTGACTCATAGTACGGAACCGCTTCCTCTGCACTTTTTCCGATCTGCCCGTTCTGTGCTGCCAGCTTCCCGTTAATATATAACTGATAGGAAGTGGCACAGTGATCCAGTCTCAATGCCATGATCCCTTTTAGTCCAGAAATTTTCATCGTGTAAGTTGCATACCCGTAGGCAGGAAGCTTATTTCCATTCAAAACATAGCTTGTCCACACGCCAGGAATACGCACAAAAGCATCCGGCGTCGCTTGAGAATCGGGCTCGGGATCTGAAAATTGCTCCCAGTAGAAGCTCCATTCTCCGTTCAAAGGGATGACCCCATTTTGTTCGAAATCCCAACCTGTAAGATCGAGCTGCCCGGCGTTAACCCTCGGAGCTGAAGGCAGCAATGCATGTTTTACAATATACAAAGGGATAACCACAGCTGCTATCATTCCTATAGCAAGCAGTACGCTTCCTATTTTTTTCTTATCAAGGGTCAAATGGCGGCTCTTTACAATCATAACGGCTTCCCTTCGTTTGAATATGCAGTATCTTTTAATATATATCAGTAGTTTCAGTTCTGCAAGGAGAATCCTGCTCCTATGTGTAAATGAAAACTCCGCTCTGGCAGAGCTGCCAGAGCGGGGTTCATAGGGGTTATGCCAACTGATAAAGTGATTCGGGAGGTGATTTAGTTTAAATCAGTCCAACTTTCTTTACCGTTTGCTTTCTCAAAGTCATGTGCATTTGTCGCTTCCACGATGCCATAATAAGCCCAATAGCTATTCTTATTAACATCAGGGAATATTTTCAAGTTGCTGAGATTGTTGTCAATATATTCTTTATCCGCGCTTCTTCCCAACATATTATTTACAATGGTTACAACTTCTGCACGGGTGATCAGCGCTTGGGGCTTGTATGTGCCGTCTGAATAGCCATTGATCCAGCCATATCCTGCAGCGGACATAATGTATTGGTGTGCCCAGTCGGAACTGGATACGTCACTAAAGCTTGCATTGCCACCGCTTAAAACGGCAAAGCGCATTGCAATTGCAGTAAACTCAGCGCGGCTAATGTTTTTGTTCGGGCTGTATACCCCATCATATCCTGTGACCACACCGAGTGCAGCCAATGTTTCTACTGCTTTTTGATACCATGCACCTTCTGCCACGTCAGCAAAGGAAGCTGTAACGTTGACATCCTTATTCAGTAAAAGATTATAGAACATCTGCGCAGCTTCTGCACGTGTCATGTTTTTGTCTGGATTGAAGTATCCATTGTCGTCTCCCACCATATACCTGATGTGATCATCGGTGATCAGCCACTTTGCAACACCAGTCACCGATGGATCTGCCAGTCCTGTCTGCTGTTTTTCAAATTCAGCTTTTATCGTAACTGCACTTGCAGGCATGGTGAAGCGATATGTTCCATCGCTGTTCTGTATGTAAGATACTTTGTTGCCGTTTGCGTCACGAATATCCAGTTTGCTGAGTACGTAACCGTCATCGGGAGTGACCTTAAGGGTTACGGTGTCTCCGGCTTTTTTTCCTGTTGTATCACCGGTAACTTTTCCGTGAGATGGGTTGTCAACCGCCACAGTTTGTGTCACAGCAGGTTTGGAAGAACCGGAACTGCTTGACCGTGTATATCCAACAGCATAAGTAGAGAATTTATCTACATAAAGCACCGCGTATTCACCGCTCAGAACCACATATTCCTCTGATCCGACAGCGGATCCTTTTGTAAGCGTGGAACCGTCAATCTGATAGTTGTCCGCCCATACATAGGTCACTCCGTCAGCATCCAGTCTTGCCTCAGGGATCACCTGCGCCACTGCATTGCCATGGAC
This genomic window from Clostridiales bacterium contains:
- a CDS encoding DMT family transporter — translated: MLLLFTSIIWGSAFVAQRVGMDFVDPFTFNGARFALSALVLLPVMGIMRSRNGKNKKIEQVKETEVALAETAEQKRTMIKAGMICGSILFCGSTLQQFGLVFTTAGKAGFITALYILLVPIFSLAIKHRPGLKCWIGVAFGATGLYLLCITESFTIAPGDLIVLVGAGFWALHLLVIDYFLPRITDAIKLSFLQFAVCAVFSLIAALIFEEISIQGLMQAAIPILYAGILSGGVGFTLQIVGQRHTNPTVASLLLSMEAVFGALFGFLILREIMTQRELLGCVLMFSAIIISQLPDKKKPECIS
- a CDS encoding response regulator; this translates as MIRIVAVDDEYHILERFERMAAEFDEIELCGVFTSGDELLEYQELSILDAVFLDIEMPGIQGIALSNLILKKNPQISIVFMTAFAQYAVQAFDINAIDYLLKPVSKERLEITIGRLIARKAAGNHGAKPFVQCFGEFEIFVNEEILIWKNSKAKEILAYLIHKKGIPQSWQKIVDAVWPEYNPSKAHANFNATMYLLRRILAEAGIDHILENKRGNYRIKKDEIYCDVYVFEEDAKRALLGVVSSELIQKLELLYQGVYMEETGYEWAYPKAGALEQLAHKLNLVL